In Asticcacaulis sp. SL142, the sequence TCGCGTGCTGGTGCTGAATAATGGCATGGGGCAGGTCGATGCCTCAGCCGTATCGCCGGACCATGCCTCGGCCACCGATCCTCTGGAAGCCCAGCGCATTGAGGTTCTGCGTGGGCCGTCGGCCCTGACCTATGGCGGTAATGCCATCGGCGGCATCGTCAACATCATTGATGACCGTATTGCCGGGGCACCGGCCAAGGACGGCCTTGACGGACGGGTGACGGCGCAGGCCTCGTCAGTGGATGAGGGCTATCAGGGGGCGTTTAACCTCAAGGCCGGTAACGGGCCGTGGGTGCTGACGCTGGATGGCCTTAAGCGCAAGACTGAGGATTATAAAACCCCGGTCGGGCCGGAATCACGCCGCCTGACCGATGCTGAGGGCGAAGAGCCCGATACCGGCGACACGCAAGTCAACTCAGCCACCGATCTCGAATCTTACGGTGCGGGCCTGAGCTATGTCGGTGATTTTGGTTTTATCGGCTTCAGCGCCAAGCAGACCAATTCTTTGTACGGCGTTCCGGGCCACAGCCATGAACACGAAGAAGGCGAGGCCGAAGAGGGCCATGAGGAAGAAGGCCCTGTCCGTATCGACTTGAAACAAACCCGCTATGATTTCCGCTCACACCTGAATATCGACTCCGGCCCGTTCAACAGCCTGCAATTTGCGGCGGGCTATACCGACTATGAGCACACCGAACTGGAAGGCGATGAGGTCGGCACCCGTTTCCTGTCGGACGGTAAGGAGTTCCGCGCCAATCTGATCCGTCAGGGCATGGGCGAAGTGTCCGGCGTCATCGGCATCAACGGCCTGACCCGCGATTTTGAAGCCATCGGCGCTGAGGCCTTTGTTCCGTCGAGCACCACCAAGGAACTGGGCGTGTTCTCTCAAGGCCGCCTCGATAAGGGCAACTGGGGCGTGGAAGGGGGCTTACGTCTCGATCAGAAAAAGATCAGTTCCGCAGGTTTTGACCGTGATTTCACCAACACCTCGGCCTCGCTGGGCGCGTTCTATAAGCCCTCCGATCACAGCTTCTTTGGCGCCAGCCTGACGCGGTCTGAACGCGCACCGTCCGATGTCGAACTGCTGGCCAATGGCCCTCATGCGGGGACGGGGTCTTATGAAATTGGCAATGCCGATTTCGATACCGAAGTGGGCTATAGCCTTGAGCTGACCGGTCACTGGCTGATGGATGAGCATTCCGATTTCACCTTTGATGCCCATGTCTATACCTCAAAGTTCGATAACTTCATCGACCTGCGCCCCACGGGTGCCGAACAGGACGCACTGCCGGTCTATCAGTATGTCCAGACCGATGCTGATTTCTACGGCCTTGAGCTTGAGGGCGGCATCAATCTGTGGGCGCGCGGCGATAAGACCGTCCGCTTCGATGCCACCTATGACTATGTGCATGGCGACAGCGATCTGGGGCCGGTGGCGCGCATCCCGCCCTATAGCGTGACGGGCAAGGTGTCCTATACCGATCCGCGCTGGACGACCCATATTGAGGCCCGCTACGCCGGTGAACAGGATCGCCTTACCGAACAGGAACTGCCGACCGATTCCTATACGCTGGTCAACCTGTTTGCCGCCTATAAGGTGGCGCGTTTTGAGGGCGTGTCTGTGTTTGCCGAAGTGCGCAATGTCTTTGACGAAGAAGCGCGTGAACATGCGTCGTTCAATAAGGATATCCTGGTTCAGCCGGGCCGTAACTTGCGTGCGGGGTTGAGCTACCGGTTTTAAAAAACTTCCTTCTCCCCGTTTCACGGGGAGAAGGTGGGCTGGCATCGAAGATGGCGGGCCGGATGAGGGGCAAGCGTCGCGAGTGCCCCCTCCGCCTCGTTAACTCGGCACCTCCCCCGCTTCGCAAGGGAGGAGGGAAGGTCGTATTTGGGGTTTTCGCGTCACGGCACTCAACTTGGCTGTTACCTGGCTTGCCCACAGCCGTGCCATGCGCTAGAAGCGATTTCCTACTGTTTTTACCTTAAGCCCAGATAAAGAGCCACTATGGAACAAACTCCATTAGCAGATGCCCAACTGACCGGAAGCGTCCTGTTTTACAAAACCCCTGAGCCCCTGAGCCCTGAGCTTCATGCCAACCTCGGCATCAGCGCCTCAACGACCCCCCACGCGTTCGTGGCCGAAACCAATGTCGTGCCGCTGACCGTGGCCGAATTTCCGGCCGCCGCTCTGAGCTATCCGATCGTCTTCATCGGCGAAAGCCGTATGCCGGTCGCCGCTATGGGCTTAACCCAAGGCCAGAACGTGTTCGTGTCCGATGCGGGCGTGTTCCGTTCGGACGCTTACCTGCCGGCTTTTGCCCGCCGTTATCCGTTCGTGTTCGCCAATGACGAAGGTCAGGAGCGCATGATCCTGTGCGTTGACACCGGCGCCTCCATGGTCACCACCAACAATCCGGATGTGCCGTTCTTTGAGGCAGGCAAGGCATCTGCGTTTGTTGAAAACGCCATGAAGTTCTGCACTGACTTTGAAACTGAGCGCCGTCGCACGGAATCCTTCGTCAACCTGCTGAAGGATTATGACCTGTTGTCGCCGCGCGAAACCGTTTACCGTCCGCAAAATCCGGATGGCACACCGGGCGAGCCGCAAAAGATCGCTGAATATTTCGGCGTCGACGAAGAAAAGCTCAATGCGCTGCCCGCCGATAAGCTGGTGGCTCTGCGTGACAATGGTGCCCTGACCCATATCTATGCGCACCTGATCTCGCTGCTGGCCTGGGACAAGCTGATTGCCCTGACCATCGAGCGCGGTAATACCCCGGCCAACCTGAACTCTTAACCGGTTCGGTTACTCCATAAGAAAAGCCTCCGAAGGTGACTTCGGAGGCTTTTGTGTTTGTTAGGTAAAGGCGTCTAAACGCCCTTGCCGGTCAGGCGTTCGAGCGCTTTTTTGGCATCGCGTTCGGCCAGGGTAAAGCTGCCCGCAACGCCGGTGGCTGCGGCCACGCCGCCGCCGGTAGGCCATATTTTCCACTCGGTATTTTTCGGACCGCGCGGGTAAAACTTGATTTCGTAATTTAAAGATTCTGTTTGCATGGTGCCGCAGTATCAGTAATCCCGCCAAACTTCAAACCCCGAAGCATTAAATCGCCCTCTTGCCAAGTGTCGTCAAACGCGTCACCATTGATCAAAAATAATCACATTTGATCTCAGGAGGATCGCATGGGCAACAGAGGCATCAACCGCCGCCAGATGACGCGCGCTTTGGGCTTGGGCGCAGGGCTGTCGACCCTCAGCGCCTTGCCCACGTACGCGGCCACCACCAAACGCCCGTGGCCGTTCCTGATCGGGGCGGACGTGTCGTGGATACCGCAGGACGAAGCCGAAGGGGCGATTTATTTCGCGGATGGCGTCCAAAAAGACCCGCTGGAGATCCTGAAATCCGCCGGTTTCAACGCCATCAAACTGCGACTGTTTGTGAACCCCGAAAATGGCTATTCCAAGCGCCATCCTGACAAAAAATGGTGCGGCATCGATCAAACCATCGCCTTTGCCAAGCGCATCAAGGCTGCAGGGTTGCACTATTCCCTGACCTTTCACTACAGCGATACCTGGGCCGACCCTGAGCATCAGAACGTCCCCGCGGCCTGGGCGGGACTGGACACCAAAGGCCTGATCGACGCCGTCTATCGCCACACCCACGACAGTCTGTTGGCTATGGCTAAGGCGGGCGTATCGCCCGACCTGATACTGATCGGCAATGAGACGACCTTTGGGACGCTGTGGCCGCAGGGGCGGGTGCCGCTGACTATTCCGACCGGCAATCCGATCACCGACGGCAACCATATGAAGGTCGAGAACGCGGGCGGATTTGATGTGTTCGCGCAGTTCCTCAAGGCCGGATTAGCGGCCTGTTATGATGCGGCGCCTGACGCTAAAACTGCCGTGCACAACCATCTGGGCCGCCACTGGCCGATCGTGCAGAATTGGATGGATAACCTGATCAGTCGCGGTGTGCGCTTCGATGCCACCGGCTTTTCGTGCTACCAGCAGGCGGCTGAAGGCGACTGGGAACGCACCTTTGCCGAATACGCCAAACGCTACCCCGACCACGGGTTTTTCGTGGCCGAATATTCCAGCCGTAAGCGTTATGTCAACGATATCGTCCATGCCCACCCAAACGGCTGGGGCGCCTATATCTGGGAGCCGACCCGCCATCAGGAGGCCGTGTTTGACCGGTTCGGCCACAACGCTGGCGAAGGCCCACGCCCCAACCTGATATCCCAGGGCCTCAATGCCGCCGAAGCCCCCGGGTCTACACCGTCCGCACCAGCTCCGGCCCGCGCGCGAACCGTAGGTGGGCGCTATGACGCCAACAATCTGCTCGACATCTACCGGCAAATGGCCAAGGATTATGGCGCAGGCCGCTAATCCGGCGCGGGGTTTGCAATTCCCGGCGTGAGGCTTGGCACGGCGTCCCCTTATGAGACGTAATCCGTGTCCTGACGGCCTGCGGGGATATCGATGTTTGAATTTGGTCGCGAGTTAAGACGTATTTTCGGCAATCAGGGACGGTTTGAATCGGACTCCAGCTTGTACGAGTTGCTGAATCTTGAGTTGCTGATCTCTCAGGGTCGCAGCCTTGACATAGAGGCCGGCCGCGTCTCGACCAAGAACCGCTTTGATCCCCACATCGAATCCGCGGTTATCTGGCGCGAATATGCCCGCCGCACCGGCGACCCGCTGGCCATGCGCAAAGCCGCCGCCGCCGCTGAGTCCGCCGGCAAAGACGCCAAGACCATCGCCCAGGCCGTGCAGGCCGTGCTGGAGCAGGCCCTGACCTGCCTGACCGGTGCTGACCTGTTTGAGACCGCAGAACTTCTTACCTCCGCCGAAGGCCTGCTGGCCGAAGGGCGCGTCGCTATGGCGGGCATCAGCCCCGCCGATCCGGTGCTTAATGCGCGCCTGTCGCTGGTTGAAGGGATGCTGGGTGCGCGTCTGGCCCTGCGCGAAGGGGTGGGCGAACTGGATGCCGCATTGGGTGCCATGGCCCATATCGACCGTGCCGTGGAAAAGTTCGACAAACAGGTCCGCCTGACCAAGACCAACCGTGACAAAATCTGGGCCGCACAGGCGCGTCTGGAGCGCGCCGACCTTTTGATGGCGGTCGGTATCGACCGTCAGGATTCCAGCCTGTTGGGTGCGGTCATCAAGGATCTTGAGGCCGTGCGCGCCCGCCTTGATCCGGCCTATGAGCCCGTCACCTTTGCCGCCATCGTTACCCGTCTGGCCGAAGCCCACATTCATCAGAGCCAGATCGAAGGCAATGCCGAAGCGGTATCCATTGGCATCGCGTTACTCAGTGCCGAAGACGAACTGATGGTCTATGAGCACAGCCCGCTCGATTGGGTGTGCCATAAGATGGCCCTGTCGCGGGGCTTAGAGGTGCTGGCGACCCTGACCGGCGCTGACTACATTTTTGACAAGGCGCTGGCCGTCTATGATCTGGCGCTCAAGCGGCCTTTGCAAAAGGGCCTGGGGATACGAGCGCGGCTGATGAGCCTGCGGGCGTCGTGTCTGGCGCAACGTGCCGAAGCCACCGGCGACCTTAAGGCGCTGGATGATGCCGAACGGGCGTTTAAGGAGCAGCTGCGGGCCACACGCCCGCTCGAAGACCCCATTGACTGGGCGATCCTTCAGACCAATCTGGGCAAGCTTTATGTGACGCGTGGCGACATCACTGGCTTTATGCTGGAGCGCGCGCAGGCGGCCTACGCCCTTGATGCCGCCAAGGAAATCTTCCTTGAGCACGGCCTGCACAGCCTCGCCACCACCGCCGAAAGCCATCTGGTCAGGCTTAGGGGGATTTAAATACAGCGCGTGACAAACGGCGCGTGCTCACATAATCATACCGCAAACTATGGGGGCGTTTTCTATGCAGCGAAATCTTTCGGTCTTGACGGCGGCGGCTGTCATTGGGAGCGCTTTTGCGCCGTTTCATACCGCTCAGGCAGTGCAGGTCCATCCGCCTCAGACACAAACTCAAACTCAGGCGGACACACCGGCAAAACCGCACCCTGAATCATCTGGCCCGACATTGGAAATGACGCGCCTGTTCCTGCAAATGTCGAAATATGCCAAAGCCGATGACACCGTAGGGGTGGTCGCAACACTCAAAGAGATAACCGCGCACCCGGATTTTGCGGGGCTGTTCGTAGATATCAGACGCGACCTCTATATCCAACTGGCGGCCTACCAGTATGATCTCGCCGCCTATACTGACGCAAAGGCCTCCCTTGATAAGGCCGGGGCCCTGAAAGGGACACCCATGACCGCCGGATACTGGATGATGCGTTCCGGTCTGGCCATGCTGACAGATAATCAGGCTGAGGCCGT encodes:
- a CDS encoding TonB-dependent receptor; its protein translation is MTGSSFKIALSAGISLIALSGVAQAQSQVQAQNADEPVKEVVVTGSAYAVSKDALMSNVDVLKQAQIDEMPARGLGDMLSDLPGVRSSGFAPGASRPIIRGLDGFRVLVLNNGMGQVDASAVSPDHASATDPLEAQRIEVLRGPSALTYGGNAIGGIVNIIDDRIAGAPAKDGLDGRVTAQASSVDEGYQGAFNLKAGNGPWVLTLDGLKRKTEDYKTPVGPESRRLTDAEGEEPDTGDTQVNSATDLESYGAGLSYVGDFGFIGFSAKQTNSLYGVPGHSHEHEEGEAEEGHEEEGPVRIDLKQTRYDFRSHLNIDSGPFNSLQFAAGYTDYEHTELEGDEVGTRFLSDGKEFRANLIRQGMGEVSGVIGINGLTRDFEAIGAEAFVPSSTTKELGVFSQGRLDKGNWGVEGGLRLDQKKISSAGFDRDFTNTSASLGAFYKPSDHSFFGASLTRSERAPSDVELLANGPHAGTGSYEIGNADFDTEVGYSLELTGHWLMDEHSDFTFDAHVYTSKFDNFIDLRPTGAEQDALPVYQYVQTDADFYGLELEGGINLWARGDKTVRFDATYDYVHGDSDLGPVARIPPYSVTGKVSYTDPRWTTHIEARYAGEQDRLTEQELPTDSYTLVNLFAAYKVARFEGVSVFAEVRNVFDEEAREHASFNKDILVQPGRNLRAGLSYRF
- a CDS encoding SapC family protein — its product is MEQTPLADAQLTGSVLFYKTPEPLSPELHANLGISASTTPHAFVAETNVVPLTVAEFPAAALSYPIVFIGESRMPVAAMGLTQGQNVFVSDAGVFRSDAYLPAFARRYPFVFANDEGQERMILCVDTGASMVTTNNPDVPFFEAGKASAFVENAMKFCTDFETERRRTESFVNLLKDYDLLSPRETVYRPQNPDGTPGEPQKIAEYFGVDEEKLNALPADKLVALRDNGALTHIYAHLISLLAWDKLIALTIERGNTPANLNS
- a CDS encoding glycosyl hydrolase 53 family protein, with translation MGNRGINRRQMTRALGLGAGLSTLSALPTYAATTKRPWPFLIGADVSWIPQDEAEGAIYFADGVQKDPLEILKSAGFNAIKLRLFVNPENGYSKRHPDKKWCGIDQTIAFAKRIKAAGLHYSLTFHYSDTWADPEHQNVPAAWAGLDTKGLIDAVYRHTHDSLLAMAKAGVSPDLILIGNETTFGTLWPQGRVPLTIPTGNPITDGNHMKVENAGGFDVFAQFLKAGLAACYDAAPDAKTAVHNHLGRHWPIVQNWMDNLISRGVRFDATGFSCYQQAAEGDWERTFAEYAKRYPDHGFFVAEYSSRKRYVNDIVHAHPNGWGAYIWEPTRHQEAVFDRFGHNAGEGPRPNLISQGLNAAEAPGSTPSAPAPARARTVGGRYDANNLLDIYRQMAKDYGAGR